A single genomic interval of Mobula hypostoma chromosome 7, sMobHyp1.1, whole genome shotgun sequence harbors:
- the LOC134349861 gene encoding uncharacterized protein LOC134349861: SPSPALPSPSLSPALPSPSPSAALSSPSPSPVLTSPSLAPSLSSPSPSPALSSPSPSPVLPSPSPSPVLPSPSPSPALSSPSPSPVLPSPSPSPVLPSPSPSPALPSPSPSPVLPSPSPSPVLPSPSPSPALPSPSPSPVLPSPSSSPALA; the protein is encoded by the coding sequence TCTCCGTCCCCTGCGTTGCCTTCTCCTTCTCTGTCCCCTGCGCTGCCTTCTCCTTCTCCGTCCGCTGCGCTGTCTTCACCTTCTCCGTCCCCTGTGCTGACTTCACCTTCTCTGGCCCCATCGTTGTCTTCACCCTCTCCGTCCCCTGCACTGTCTTCACCTTCTCCATCCCCTGTGCTGCCTTCACCTTCTCCGTCCCCTGTGTTGCCTTCTCCTTCTCCGTCCCCTGCGCTGTCTTCACCTTCTCCATCCCCTGTGCTGCCTTCACCTTCTCCGTCCCCTGTGTTGCCTTCTCCTTCTCCATCCCCTGCGCTGCCTTCACCTTCTCCGTCCCCTGTGCTGCCTTCACCTTCTCCGTCCCCTGTGTTGCCTTCTCCTTCTCCGTCCCCTGCGCTGCCTTCACCTTCTCCGTCCCCTGTGCTGCCTTCTCCTTCTTCGTCCCCTGCGCTGGCT